In Poecilia reticulata strain Guanapo linkage group LG17, Guppy_female_1.0+MT, whole genome shotgun sequence, the following proteins share a genomic window:
- the LOC103478935 gene encoding uncharacterized protein CXorf38 — MVREELTFRLNDEEYKNWLKAGRCLLILKDGLLPFTDQQLSAFHGDLLNQYPLLRKPCETSSCKPRGNTLVSVCRVCSEWQKVILRHHRQPDATIQWTNCFPRYWRTDHWELAKAYMPRGQAKVKRADEFDASALLNLINYCDYFSSVDPKLVRQVIQCRNELMHSCEFRVKDDWMRHYRTALRHFVHQLNFVPHMLTVGKQIEDMLTVDLSIRVFGVDRLDSAGPSADSDPDSPESGAESVSRWEAELLQEMLRECLYAANEEDKDVKTHDAEQLERLRGFLQANKDLGEKFSSELQAIDSLEAKGGEED, encoded by the exons ATGGTCCGCGAGGAGTTGACGTTTCGTCTCAACGACGAGGAGTACAAGAACTGGCTGAAAGCAGGACGCTGCCTGCTCATCCTGAAGGACGGCCTCCTTCCGTTCACCGACCAGCAGCTGTCAGCTTTCCACGGAGATTTGCTCAACCAGTATCCTCTCCTGCGGAAACCTTGCGAGACCTCTTCCTGTAAACCCAGAGGAAATACG CTTGTCTCGGTATGCAGGGTGTGTTCAGAGTGGCAGAAAGTTATCCTGAGACATCACAGACAGCCAGATGCCACAATCCAATGGACAAACTGTTTTCCACGTTACTGGAGGACGGACCACTGGGAGCTGGCCAAG GCGTACATGCCACGAGGTCAGGCTAAGGTGAAGCGCGCCGACGAGTTCGACGCCTCCGCTCTGCTCAACCTGATCAACTACTGCGACTATTTCAGCTCCGTGGATCCAAAGCTGGTGAGACAG GTGATTCAGTGCAGGAACGAGCTGATGCACTCTTGCGAGTTTCGGGTGAAGGACGACTGGATGAGGCACTACAGGACGGCTCTGAGGCACTTTGTGCATCAGCTGAACTTCGTGCCCCACATGCTGACCGTCGGGAAGCAAATTGAAGAC ATGCTGACCGTAGATCTTTCGATACGCGTGTTTGGCGTCGACCGACTGGACTCCGCTGGCCCATCGGCCGATTCGGACCCCGACTCGCCGGAGTCCGGCGCCGAGTCGGTCAGTCGATGGGAAGCcgagctgctgcaggagatgCTGCGGGAGTGTCTGTATGCTGCTAATGAGGAAGACAAGGATGTAAAGACGCAT GACGCGGAGCAGCTGGAACGGCTGCGGGGCTTCCTCCAGGCAAACAAAGATCTAGGAGAGAAGTTCTCCTCCGAGCTCCAAGCTATCGACTCTCTGGAGGctaaaggaggagaagaagattAA